Proteins encoded in a region of the Populus nigra chromosome 3, ddPopNigr1.1, whole genome shotgun sequence genome:
- the LOC133689298 gene encoding mechanosensitive ion channel protein 10-like, translating to MEAGEGVIDKKGTNDVVIHISTTNQDATTKAYSFSKNSQLGSSPKDSSSNLELTEFENLSVRVQTSPSSEIPKPSPAPSPTPHKPPKIPTTDSITRRKSLARSEFSKPKSRLVEPSYPYDSILKEEMKTGQSGNSSSPRNVASPNPTLGVTTPRDNLRSAPITPKTPLIGTPGLDDDDDEVYRTAILNLGKITGEKWKVLPLIELVAFVCIMGLLIASLTVDGLLNSKIWSLKLWKWCALVLVIFSGRLFTEWFMNVLVFLIERNFLLKKKVLYFVYGLKKSVQAFIWLGLVLLAWGLLFESGVKRSRRTTKILNKITRALAGCLIGAAIWLAKTFSLKLLASSFHVTRFFDRIQESIFHQYVLITLSGPPVMEMAESIASTKTLPGQLSFTNTNKRNEEKKEEVIDIDKLKKMKHGKISAWTMKGLINVISGSGLSTLSGNLDQSDEEDTEKKDEEITSEWEARAAAYKIFRNVAKPHSKYIEEDDLLRFMKKEEVDNVIPLFEGATETRKIKRSALKNWLVNVYNERKSLAHSLNDTKTAIEELNKLVSAAVFVVIVAVWLLVMGYLTTKVLVFISSQLLLVVFIFGNSAKTVFEAIIFVFVMHPFDVGDRCVIDGVQMVVEEMNILTTVFLRYDNEKIFYPNTVLATKPISNFYRSPEMSDSVEFAVDISTSIETIGALKARIKTYLESKPQHWRPGHSVQVKEIENVNKMRMALYANHTINFQNSGDRGNRRSDLVLELKKCFEDLGIKYHLLPQQVHLSYVGTAASAAPTLAR from the exons ATGGAAGCTGGCGAAGGAGTGATAGACAAGAAAGGAACAAATGACGTGGTGATTCACATTTCAACCACGAATCAAGATGCTACTACTAAAGCATACTCCTTTTCAAAGAATTCCCAGTTGGGTTCTTCTCCAAAAGACTCATCATCAAATCTTGAGCTAACAGAGTTCGAGAATCTGTCGGTGAGAGTTCAAACATCTCCTTCTTCAGAGATACCAAAGCCAAGCCCAGCTCCGAGTCCAACACCACACAAGCCTCCAAAAATCCCAACAACAGACTccataacaagaagaaaatcacTTGCAAGGTCTGAATTTTCGAAGCCAAAATCAAGACTGGTAGAGCCATCCTATCCATATGATTCAATCTTAAAGGAAGAGATGAAGACCGGCCAGTCGGGGAATTCAAGCTCACCGCGTAATGTTGCTTCACCAAATCCCACACTTGGTGTTACTACACCAAGGGATAACTTGAGGTCAGCTCCAATCACCCCAAAAACACCCTTGATTGGAACGCCAGGACtagacgatgatgatgatgaggtcTATAGGACGGCAATTCTTAATTTGGGCAAAATTACGGGTGAGAAATGGAAAGTATTACCCTTGATTGAGTTAGTTGCATTTGTGTGCATTATGGGACTGTTAATTGCCAGCTTAACTGTTGACGGATTGCTGAATTCAAAGATTTGGAGTTTGAAGTTATGGAAATGGTGTGCGCTTGTATTAGTTATTTTCAGTGGTAGATTGTTTACCGAGTGGTTTATGAATGTTTTGGTTTTCTTGATTGAAAGGAACTTCTTGCTTAAGAAGAAGGTGCTTTATTTTGTATATGGGTTGAAAAAGAGTGTTCAGGCTTTTATTTGGTTAGGCTTGGTACTGCTAGCTTGGGGTTTGTTGTTTGAAAGTGGAGTTAAACGATCCAGGCGAACTACCAAGATTCTGAATAAAATTACAAGAGCCCTTGCTGGTTGTCTCATCGGGGCTGCTATATGGCTGGCGAAAACCTTTTCACTCAAGTTACTAGCCTCTTCTTTTCATGTTACTAGATTCTTTGATAGAATTCAGGAATCAATATTTCATCAGTATGTTCTCATAACTCTTTCTGGGCCTCCCGTGATGGAGATGGCTGAAAGCATTGCGAGCACTAAGACGCTGCCGGGCCAGTTGAGTTTTACGAATACTAACAAACGgaatgaagagaaaaaagaagaggtgATTGATATTGATAAGCTTAAGAAAATGAAACATGGGAAGATCTCTGCTTGGACCATGAAGGGATTGATTAATGTGATTAGTGGTTCTGGCTTATCCACTCTCTCCGGCAACCTTGACCAGAGTGATGAGGAGGACACTGAGAAGAAGGATGAAGAGATTACTAGTGAGTGGGAAGCAAGGGCTGCGGCTTATAAGATTTTCAGGAATGTGGCAAAGCCTCATAGCAA GTACATTGAAGAAGATGACCTCTTGCGGTTCATGAAAAAGGAAGAGGTGGACAACGTAATTCCACTCTTTGAAGGAGCAACAGAAACTCGAAAGATCAAGAGATCAGCTTTAAAAAATTGGCTG GTGAATGTTTATAATGAGCGCAAATCATTGGCACACTCCTTGAATGACACAAAAACAGCCATTGAGGAGCTGAACAAATTGGTTTCTGCTGCTGTGTTTGTTGTGATCGTTGCTGTGTGGTTGCTTGTGATGGGATATTTAACAACCAAAGTGCTTGTCTTCATTTCATCTCAATTATTACTCGTTGTTTTCATTTTTGGTAACAGTGCCAAGACCGTGTTCGAAGCTATCATATTTGTGTTCGTCATGCACCCATTTGATGTTGGTGATCGTTGTGTCATTGATGGAGTGCAG ATGGTTGTTGAAGAGATGAACATATTGACCACTGTCTTTTTAAGATACGACAATGAGAAAATATTCTATCCAAATACAGTTCTTGCTACCAAACCTATCAGCAACTTTTACAGGAGCCCAGAAATGAGTGATTCTGTGGAATTCGCTGTTGATATATCCACTTCAATTGAGACTATTGGAGCTCTGAAAGCTAGGATAAAAAC GTACTTGGAGAGCAAGCCACAGCACTGGCGGCCTGGTCACAGTGTTCAAGTTAAAGAGATTGAGAATGTGAATAAGATGAGAATGGCCCTCTATGCTAATCACACTATAAACTTCCAGAACAGTGGAGATAGGGGAAACAGAAGATCTGATCTAGTGTTAGAGTTGAAGAAATGTTTCGAAGATCTTGGTATTAAGTACCATCTTCTGCCCCAACAAGTTCACCTCAGCTATGTCGGGACAGCAGCTTCAGCAGCTCCAACGCTTGCAAGATGA
- the LOC133689299 gene encoding uncharacterized protein LOC133689299 encodes MASTSAVSMALPLTYASQKRVPTSEAFFKPLPARQSKAMSASKSSGRFQVKASLKEKLVTGLTAGALTASMVIPEVAEAAGSGASPSLKNFLLSIVAGGVVLVAIIGAVIGVSNFDPVKRG; translated from the coding sequence ATGGCTTCAACTTCAGCTGTTTCAATGGCCTTGCCATTAACTTATGCAAGCCAAAAGAGGGTTCCAACCTCTGAGGCTTTCTTCAAGCCACTCCCAGCGAGGCAATCCAAGGCTATGTCAGCATCAAAATCCAGTGGGAGGTTTCAAGTCAAGGCTTCGTTGAAGGAGAAGTTGGTCACTGGATTGACAGCAGGTGCACTTACAGCTTCCATGGTGATTCCAGAGGTAGCTGAAGCAGCTGGGTCTGGGGCTTCTCCTTCTCTCAAGAACTTCTTGCTCAGCATTGTGGCTGGTGGAGTTGTGCTTGTTGCCATTATTGGTGCTGTGATCGGAGTTTCCAATTTCGACCCTGTCAAGCGGGGTTAA